A stretch of Aspergillus nidulans FGSC A4 chromosome VI DNA encodes these proteins:
- a CDS encoding karyopherin MSN5 (transcript_id=CADANIAT00010067): MAAEEGLVDGGIAGIVRALELIHNPSSTNELRREALQFVESQKQSSSAARNGFMLASRRENDALVRYFGLTLLDHVLRNTSFTATDEITNLRDIVLKLAESIQPEDPTYIRNKIPQLWAEVAKRSWGLDWLDMDQRLVQFWNASLVHKELVLLVLETLSDDIFYREDTVSSLRGTDLNRALVEICTPLAVFEQAYPERDNHVAIRCGNEGWLTRICEFLQQCIGSVQHSKEAKDAALKALANLKSVLVWSIPKAIHLSGCVPSIAGAFTCTDEQVLLAAVEALHALYSRSAYDIEGFQPLVHLMYETESLNVILKLFQWSIVSPEDIDDTKYTISKKLSEMVSYVAGFLEEKGFSIETSAGVDLPFFFHLMLNVVQHRSLTVSIPVLHIWSKLIANPKIGNLDVVINLIPPLLTICTERLVHWESLPADSEDPTVIFLNEDIDTVPEKHAFVGNYRRYCSSIIETIVQKRPEEAIPHILLGVDNNLDNLYSGVEPFTAKSFSKNSVPLMRADTQFAVVEATLKGYTKWVAVHGRMPQQDEQRRGQLENILETWAYKLMQRNFEDPILKQRIVKLVVDISARALDKTPSFALKVLEYTLMTRLPDQPEFPNYSEAVKELHGLASHELRRLATRYADYFSTFYDLLEPKIQEITMANRVDDKLHMEFTSILLIIMQRANNVDPFLRQSRLASFVEPIKQAWQDDEIRSKSSTFEGFCNLLGLQNVGPYMQSKHAQKLADWSEVPLDAEGKQVQEEMTQRFQQLPLRGTKTMMAVSTDKLKKADPPYEIACTLWHDLIPIILPTLLQLVSNAHAFHNPENWAGLPGDMWGIVERILTDRFWQAGISSGSRDEFYAKITASRTSLEGFASSVRGKVRAVRESCYSMLFSMSRLREHFYGFAELPGPLSQALFKDSSHLSSHQFSVLLNISRCIIDDCPVRFRSQFLPPMLSTLFVNIDRKVTSEWESIEQRKAGLGDGDLADEMKSESILRQLTYSAVIMVASLLDPQRGGMQPVQKSAALPIKLTLFYVDPDEEPTDPSAPQPLPALSDSIRHFVLSSTEIFEPVMLFCTHALRMRDTRCCSIITRVIRSILQDFAPPHNSQTVVTIREFISSEVLKACITSVHEPYFVDMQKDLAQLIASIWVLYGSSTPTPKALILSLPGMTEERVASTEAALVRSTSARQQRALVLDLLEGLRGVSIAEQGKILGSREERRKARSALQERYMSNEMEGQQTHKVDINDGPDLSGVADMFG, translated from the exons atggctgcggAAGAGGGACTCGTGGATGGGGGCATAGCCGGTATTGTTCGCGCGCTTGAGCTCATACATAACCCGTCGTCAACGAACGAGCTCCGCAGAGAGGCTTTACAGTTCGTGGAGTCGCAGAAACAAAGTTCCTCTGCTGCTCGTAATGGGTTCATGCTAGCCTCTCGCAGAGAGAATGATGCATTGGTGCGCTACTTCGGGTTGACCCTTCTCGACCACGTCCTCCGCAATACTTCATTCACCGCCACGGACGAGATCACGAATTTGAGGGACATTGTGTTGAAGCTTGCCGAATCCATCCAACCGGAAGATCCTACGTATATTCGCAATAAGATCCCACAGCTATGGGCCGAAGTCGCCAAGCGGAGCTGGGGCctggattggctggataTGGACCAGCGTCTTGTCCAATTCTGGAACGCGAGCCTTGTGCACAAAGAACTTGTCCTGCTTGTTCTTGAGACGCTATCAGACGATATTTTCTACAGGGAGGATACTGTTTCGTCTTTGCGCGGAACAGATCTTAACCGAGCTTTGGTAGAAATCTGCACGCCACTGGCTGTATTTGAACAAGCGTATCCGGAACGCGACAACCACGTCGCTATTCGCTGTGGCAATGAGGGTTGGCTGACTCGGATATGCGAGTTTCTCCAGCAATGCATTGGAAGCGTACAGCACTCGAAGGAGGCAAAGGACGCTGCTTTGAAGGCTTTGGCTAACCTGAAGTCGGTGCTAGTGTGGTCAATACCCAAAGCTATCCATCTCTCAGGCTGTGTTCCAAGCATTGCTGGAGCTTTCACCTGTACTGATGAGCAAGTACTACTG GCCGCCGTCGAGGCACTACATGCGCTTTATAGCAGGTCGGCCTATGACATTGAGGGCTTCCAACCATTGGTACATCTGATGTACGAAACGGAATCTCTAAATGTAATATTGAAGCTATTCCAGTGGTCAATTGTTAGCCCAGAAGATATCGACGACACGAAGTACACAATTTCCAAGAAGCTTTCAGAG ATGGTCTCTTATGTTGCTGGATTTCTCGAAGAAAAAGGCTTTTCAATTGAAACTTCAGCTGGTGTGGACTTGCCATTCTTTTTCCATCTCATGTTAAACGTTGTTCAGCATCGCAGTCTCACCGTGTCGATACCCGTTCTTCATATTTGGTCCAAACTAATTGCCAATCCAAAGATTGGGAATCTAGACGTTGTGATCAACCTCATCCCCCCACTACTAACCATATGTACTGAACGCCTTGTGCACTGGGAATCTCTGCCCGCCGATTCTGAGGATCCCACCGTAATTTTCCTTAATGAAGATATAGACACCGTTCCGGAAAAACATGCCTTTGTTGGAAACTATCGACGGTATTGTTCGTCCATCATTGAGACGATAGTTCAGAAGCGGCCTGAAGAGGCTATTCCACATATTCTTCTTGGGGTCGACAACAACTTAGATAACCTGTACAGTGGAGTTGAGCCCTTCACTG CGAAATCCTTCTCGAAGAACTCAGTGCCTTTGATGCGCGCAGATACGCAGTTTGCGGTAGTGGAGGCAACTCTGAAGGGGTACACAAAATGGGTTGCAGTGCACGGGAGAATGCCACAACAAGAT GAACAAAGGCGCGGCCAGTTAGAAAACATTTTGGAAACATGGGCGTACAAGTTGATGCAAAGGAATTTCGAA GACCCAATTTTGAAACAACGCATTGTGAAACTAGTTGTAGATATTTCCGCCAGAGCGCTTGATAAAACACCTAGTTTCGCGCTCAAGGTCTTAGAGTACACTCTCATGACACGTCTACCTGACCAACCCGAGTTTCCGAACTATTCAGAAGCTGTGAAGGAGCTACACGGGCTGGCTAGCCACGAGCTGCGTCGACTTGCGACTCGCTATGCTGACTACTTCTCT ACCTTCTATGACCTTCTAGAGCCAAAAATTCAAGAGATTACCATGGCCAATCGGGTGGACGACAAGCTTCACATGGAGTTCACCTCAATCCTACTTATTATTAT GCAACGTGCCAACAATGTCGACCCGTTTCTGCGCCAGTCCCGCTTAGCATCGTTTGTGGAACCGATCAAGCAAGCCTGGCAGGATGATGAGATCCGAAGTAAATCTTCAACGTTTGAAGGGTTTTGCAACCTGCTAGGACTGCAGAACGTGGGCCCGTACATGCAATCAAAACATGCTCAGAAGCTAGCAGATTGGTCAGAGGTACCTCTTGATGCGGAAGGCAAGCAGGTCCAGGAGGAAATGACACAGAGATTCCAG CAACTACCTTTGAGAGGCACAAAGACAATGATGGCGGTCTCCACTGACAAGCTCAAGAAAGCAGACCCGCCGTATGAGATCGCTTGTACTCTCTGGCACGACCTGATCCCAATTATCTTGCCAACCCTATTGCAACTTGTTAG CAACGCTCATGCGTTCCACAATCCGGAGAACTGGGCTGGCTTGCCCGGAGATATGTGGGGTATCGTCGAGCGTATATTAACTGACAGATTCTGGCAAGCCGGCATATCAAGTGGAAGTCGGGATGAATTCTATGCTAAGATCACTGCTTCGCGGACATCTCTTGAGGGCTTCGCATCCTCAGTCAGAGGGAAGGTCAGGGCAGTCAGGGAATCTTGCTACTCGATGCTCTTCAGCATGAGTAGGTTGCGTGAACATTTCTACGGGTTTGCGGAACTACCTGGTCCTTTATCCCAAGCACTGTTCAAGGACTCCtcccatctctcctcccatcAGTTCTCCGtccttctcaacatctctAGATGCATAATTGACGACTGCCCTGTCCGCTTCCGAAGCCAATTTTTGCCACCAATGCTGTCCACACTATTTGTTAATATTGACCGAAAGGTCACTTCCGAATGGGAATCCATTGAGCAAAGGAAGGCAGGTCTGGGAGATGGCGACCTGGCTGATGAAATGAAATCAGAGAGCATCCTGCGACAACTGACGTACTCCGCGGTTATTATGGTAGCAAGCCTCCTGGACCCGCAACGAGGAGGTATGCAGCCAGTGCAGAAATCAGCAGCTTTGCCCATCAAGCTAACCCTTTTCTACGTAGACCCTGACGAAGAACCTACGGACCCAAGCGCTCCTCAACCGCTCCCCGCACTCTCAGATTCCATCCGACACTTTGTCCTCTCATCCACTGAGATTTTCGAGCCAGTGATGCTCTTCTGCACCCACGCACTGCGCATGCGCGATACCCGGTGCTGCAGCATTATAACGCGAGTTATCCGATCCATTCTGCAGGACTTTGCCCCTCCCCACAACTCACAAACAGTCGTAACCATCCGCGAATTCATTTCTTCTGAAGTACTCAAGGCTTGCATCACCTCCGTGCACGAGCCCTATTTCGTCGACATGCAAAAAGACCTTGCCCAACTCATCGCGTCTATATGGGTTCTCTACGGTTCGAGCACACCCACACCAAAGGCTCTCATTCTCAGCCTTCCTGGCATGACCGAGGAACGGGTAGCAAGCACTGAAGCTGCCCTCGTGCGCTCCACATCCGCCCGCCAACAACGCGCTTTAGTTCTTGACCTCTTGGAGGGACTAAGAGGTGTCAGCATTGCCGAACAAGGCAAAATATTGGGATCACGCGAAGAGCGCCGCAAGGCGCGCAGTGCTCTCCAGGAAAGATATATGAGCAATGAAATGGAGGGTCAACAAACCCACAAGGTCGATATAAATGATGGGCCTGATCTTTCCGGTGTTGCGGACATGTTTGGTTAA
- a CDS encoding putative NADH-ubiquinone oxidoreductase subunit GRIM-19 (transcript_id=CADANIAT00010068): MPQDMPPAGGYRQVQYKRNIPARGFRPITYLVGMHLFMAYGYYKLFYGIREQNELAREKIWGRLHILPLLQAEEDRDQVRRYYADKAREQQLLGSETKVYNSDRFVRPTFAYTPAKAIN, translated from the exons ATGCCTCAGGATATGCCCCCAGCCGGGGGCTACCGGCAAGTGCAGTACAAG CGCAACATTCCCGCTCGCGGCTTCCGACCCATCACTTATCTCGTTGGCATGCACCTATTCATGGCCTACGGTTACTACAAGCTCTTCTACGGTATCCGAGAACAAAA CGAACTCGCCCGTGAGAAGATCTGGGGCCGTCTACAcatccttcccctcctccaggcTGAGGAAGACCGCGACCAGGTCCGTCGGTACTACGCTGACAAGGCGCGTGAGCAGCAGCTGTTGGGCTCTGAGACGAAGGTCTACAACTCTGACAG ATTCGTTCGTCCTACATTTGCGTACACGCCGGCGAAGGCTATTAACTAA